Proteins encoded within one genomic window of Melospiza georgiana isolate bMelGeo1 chromosome 24, bMelGeo1.pri, whole genome shotgun sequence:
- the MYCBP gene encoding C-Myc-binding protein produces the protein MAHNKAADSKREQFRQYLEKSGVLDMLTKVLVALYEEPEKPDSALDFLKHHLGASAPENPELEALRLEVAEMKEKYEAVLEENKKLKTKLAQYEPPQDEKHGE, from the exons ATGGCGCACAACAAG GCCGCGGACTCCAAGCGGGAGCAGTTCCGCCAGTACTTGGAGAAGTCGGGAGTGCTGGACATGCTCACCAAGG TGTTGGTAGCCTTATATGAAGAGCCAGAGAAACCAGATAGTGCACTGGA TTTTCTGAAGCATCATCTGGGAGCTTCAGCTCCTGAGAATCCAGAACTAGAAGCACTTCGCTTGGAAGTGgcagagatgaaagaaaaatatgaagctgtgctggaagaaaataaaaaactgaaaacCAAG CTGGCTCAGTATGAACCACCTCAAGATGAGAAGCATGGTGAATAA
- the NFKBID gene encoding NF-kappa-B inhibitor delta: MGIPVTSRQGDSCLAGGVPRALGVSVMTQRFERSRQFRGPPPNRVWMTHGETVTPEASPPRAAPPQTVKQLLKELRQQKSREGARSPVLAVPSPRPSDGSPWPVVPAVTPGLCEVPHVSHGSPGGAHGGRVSGPRGFQAAAIPGPAWPHPAVPWGQFGASLLGREIQEPYPEPQDLAAARAVLGGRDPRELLLQDEEGDTLLHVLCAGGQWALARAAAEALRDLGGLEVREHLGKTPLLVAAAAAAPEIVRDLLVLGANPDAADHGGRTALHLAAAYGHPEILQAMMSSGVPVNVEARNFEGQTPLHCAVLAHNASLQGGHSPVGGSAGGSPTPQDRFRCVELLLLMGADSSSQDTKSSLTALHLAVRGGNLALAHLLLRQPGMAPRLVNMKAHGNTPLHMAAALPGTPSQEPLVRLLLAWGADPSARNLEHELPQSLLPPGAPGEQLRLLLRSRRGSHRPPPSAE, translated from the exons ATGGGAATCCCCGTGACGTCACGACAGGGGGATTCCTGCCTCGCTGGGGGAGTGCCCCGGGCTTTGGGGGTCTCGGTTATGACACAGAGGTTTGAGAGGTCTCGGCAGTTCAGGGGGCCACCCCCGAACAGGGTCTGGATGACACACGGGGAAACGGTAACCCCTGAGGCCA GTCCCCCCCGCGCCGCTCCGCCCCAGACGgtgaagcagctgctgaaggagctaCGGCAGCAGAAGAGCAGGGAAGGGGCGAGATCCCCG GTTTTGGCTGTGCCCTCCCCGCGCCCCTCGGATG gctctccctggccCGTTGTCCCCGCGGTGACTCCCGGCCTCTGTGAGGTCCCACACGTGTCCCATGGCAGCCCGGGAGGGGCCCATGGGGGAAGGGTCTCCGGTCCGAGGGGGTTCCAG GCTGCTGCCATCCCCGGCCCTGCCTGGCCCCATCCCGCAGTGCCGTGGGGACAATTTGGGGcctctctgctgggaagggagatCCAAGAGCCGTACCCTGAGCCCCAGGACCTGGCAGCCGCCCGCGCCGTGCTGGGGGGCCGAGACCcccgggagctgctgctgcaggacgAGGAGGGGGACAC gctgctgcacgTGCTCTGTGCCGGGGGGCAGTGGGCGCTCGCCCGGGCTGCGGCCGAGGCTCTGCGGGACCTGGGGGGACTCGAGGTGCGGGAGCACCTGGGCAAG ACTCccctgctggtggcagcagcagctgcagccccggAGATTGTGCGGGACCTGCTTGTCCTGGGGGCCAACCCTGACGCCGCTGACCACGGGGGCCGCACGGCGCTGCACCTGGCTGCAGCCTATGGGCACCCCGAAATCCTCCAG GCCATGATGTCCTCGGGGGTTCCTGTCAACGTGGAGGCCAGAAACTTTGAGG GCCAGACCCCTCTGCACTGCGCTGTCCTGGCCCACAAtgcctccctgcagggagggcacagccctgtggggggctctgcagggggGTCCCCCACTCCCCAGGACCGATTCCGCTgtgtggagctgctcctgctgatgggggcagacagcagcagccag GACACCAAAAGCAGCCTGACAGCTCTGCACCTGGCTGTGAGGGGAGGCAACCTTGCTCTGGCCCATCTGCTGCTGCGCCAGCCTGGCATGGCACCCCGCCTGGTCAACATGAAG GCCCACGGGAACACCCCCCTGCAcatggcagcagccctgcccgggacccccagccaggagcccctcgtgaggctgctcctggcctggggcgCCGACCCCAGCGCCCGCAACCTGGAGCACgagctgccccagagcctgctgccCCCGGGGGCCCCCGGAGAGCAG CTCCGCCTCCTCCTGAGGAGCCGCCGGGGGTCCCATCGCCCCCCGCCCAGCGCCGAGTGA
- the GJA9 gene encoding gap junction alpha-9 protein yields MGDWNFLGGILEEVHIHSTIIGKIWLTILFIFRMLVLGVATEDVWNDEQSEFICNTEQPGCRNVCYDEAFPISLIRYWVLQVIFVSSPSLVYMGHALYRLRALEKERQKKKAQVRVELESTELEMTENRKRLERELRQLDQRKLNKAPLRGSLLCTYVIHIFTRSAVEVGFMIGQYLLYGFHLDPLYKCQRDPCPNTVDCFVSRPTEKTVFILFMQSIATVSLLLNILEIIHLGFRKIKMGLCEQNRTKDDSENFYINKSKKYSVIPHSSLGISTTPQKTLPCALSNYTFLMEKQTDTMLYPVLNSPSMFQSVPNNRTESSSNYTHCNQEKKPPKKRPATNALDSQTQNASTNNNEGFLGEIWTETHNAQEEAEKKHFLVDTQNADTAANVYLRSFAEMPSQTSVQPGTTFPGTSCRRQAVVESTGAPPNSLPRNSDRRQSSFSSNTAQIPYNADGKNSSRPDTSDSMGVVSSESTQSRNWNSPKLFSLSRQQSLSSNASSRRAPTDLQI; encoded by the coding sequence ATGGGAGACTGGAATTTCCTTGGAGGCATTTTAGAGGAGGTCCACATTCATTCCACAATTATTGGAAAGATTTGGCTCACGATTCTCTTCATATTTCGAATGCTTGTCCTTGGAGTGGCAACTGAGGATGTTTGGAATGATGAACAATCAGAATTTATATGCAACACTGAGCAGCCTGGTTGCAGAAATGTGTGCTATGATGAGGCCTTTCCCATCTCCCTCATAAGATACTGGGTCTTGCAAGTTATTTTTGTGTCTTCCCCTTCCTTGGTGTATATGGGGCATGCCTTATACAGACTAAGAGCCTtggaaaaagaaaggcaaaagaaGAAAGCTCAGGTAAGGGTGGAACTTGAAAGCACTGAGTTAGAAATGACTGAAAATCGTAAAAGACTGGAGAGAGAGCTCCGGCAGCTGGATCAAAGGAAGCTGAACAAAGCACCCCTGAGaggctctctgctctgcacttATGTGATACATATTTTCACAAGATCTGCAGTGGAAGTTGGCTTTATGATTGGGCAGTATCTTCTTTATGGTTTTCATTTAGATCCCCTTTATAAATGTCAGAGAGACCCATGTCCAAACACAGTTGACTGCTTTGTATCTAGACCAACAGAAAAGacagtgtttattttatttatgcaaTCAATAGCAACTGTATCATTGCTTTTAAATATTCTAGAAATTATCCACTTAGGATTCCGAAAAATTAAAATGGGACTCTGTGAGCAGAACAGAACCAAAGATGACTCTGAGAATTTCTACATAAACAAATCTAAGAAATACTCTGTGATACCACATTCTTCTTTGGGAATATCCACCACCCCTCAGAAAACACTTCCTTGTGCCCTTAGCAATTATACCTTTCTGATGGAAAAGCAAACTGACACTATGCTCTACCCAGTTTTAAATTCTCCTTCTATGTTTCAGTCTGTGCCAAATAACCgtacagaaagcagcagcaattaCACCCACTGCAATCAGGAAAAGAAACCTCCAAAGAAGAGGCCAGCTACAAATGCTTTGGACAGTCAGACTCAAAATGCTAGCACAAATAATAATGAAGGCTTTCTTGGTGAGATTTGGACTGAGACACATAATGCACAAGAAGAGgctgaaaagaaacattttcttgttGATACTCAGAATGCAGACACTGCTGCAAACGTGTACTTGAGAAGCTTTGCTGAGATGCCATCTCAAACTTCAGTGCAGCCTGGTACAACTTTTCCTGGTACCAGTTGTAGACGACAGGCAGTGGTTGAGAGCACAGGAGCACCACCAAATTCTCTTCCAAGGAACAGTGACAGAAGACAAAGCAGTTTCAGTTCAAACACAGCCCAAATTCCTTACAATGCTGATGGAAAAAATTCCAGCCGACCAGACACTTCAGATTCTATGGGGGTGGTGAGCTCAGAATCCACACAGAGCAGAAACTGGAACAGTCCTAAGCTTTTCTCTCTGTCTAGGCAACAGTCACTGTCAAGTAATGCCAGCAGCAGGCGTGCCCCCACTGATCTTCAAATATAA